One genomic region from Panicum virgatum strain AP13 unplaced genomic scaffold, P.virgatum_v5 scaffold_3273, whole genome shotgun sequence encodes:
- the LOC120694119 gene encoding NADH-ubiquinone oxidoreductase chain 2-like yields the protein MKAEEVIETRNHMFNLFLAVSPEIFLINATFILLIHGVVFSTSKKDDYPPLVSNVGWLGLLSVLITLLLLAAGAPLLTIAHLFWNHFFRRDNFTYFCQILLLLSTAGTISMCFDSFEKERFDAFEFIVLIPLPTRSMLLMIPAHDLIAMYLAIELQSLCFYVIAASKRKSEFSTEAGSKYLILGAFPSGILLFGCDRTTTDQFLETSL from the exons ATGAAAGCAGAAGAAGTTATCGAAACTCGGAACCACATGTTCAATCTTTTTTTAGCGGTTTCCCCAGAGATCTTTCTCATTAACGCAACCTTCATTTTGCTCATTCATGGAGTTGTATTTAGTACCTCTAAGAAAGATGATTATCCACCGTTAGTTAGTAATGTGGGTTGGCTTGGATTACTTAGTGT TCTAATAACCTTGCTTCTGCTCGCCGCTGGCGCACCTCTCCTAACTATTGCCCATTTATTCTGGAATCATTTTTTTAGGAGGGACAATTTTACATATTTCTGCCAAATCCTTCTATTATTAAGTACGGCTGGTACCATTTCGATGTGTTTCGATTCTTTCGAAAAAGAGAGGTTTGATGCTTTTGAATTCATTGTATTAATTCCACTTCCTACTCGCAGTATGCTCTTAATGATCCCGGCTCATGATTTAATTGCCATGTATTTAGCTATTGAGCTTCAAAGTTTATGTTTTTATGTGATCGCAGCATCAAAAAGAAAGTCTGAATTTTCCACGGAAGCCGGCTCAAAATATTTGATCTTAGGTGCATTTCCCTCTGGAATATTATTGTTCGGGTGCGACCGGACTACTACCGATCAATTTTTGGAAACTTCTTTATAG
- the LOC120694117 gene encoding uncharacterized protein LOC120694117, which translates to MSRLDMLEGAKSIGAGAATIALAGAAVGIGNVLSSSIHSVARNPSLAKQSFGRNGQIKNFISNSSSFFYFLICKYPSLLLFIKVTIFVVIIYLRFLLPLVGLVSHLDLGLLSIISLPPEVQSPQALAHLEGLNFYLSLYDQDPEWVAFIQQELNHNTPLEDIPGRLHLFLIEEKISCLRRDLIQDFISMYNRSEAVLPLEPYILEEAVRSYLDHIRGTENISILRAAYQDLQENEGSIFFLEVVSHNQDYLDAQTTSRRCHELAQRILWDGIARSQAQLERAEYEHALLLFQYEDLNRGRGHI; encoded by the coding sequence ATGTCGCGACTCGACATGTTAGAAGGAGCTAAATCAATAGGTGCCGGAGCTGCTACAATTGCTTTAGCGGGAGCTGCTGTCGGTATTGGAAACGTCCTCAGTTCCTCGATTCATTCCGTGGCGCGAAATCCTTCATTGGCTAAACAATCATTTGGTAGGAACGGGCAAATAAAGAATTTCATTTCGAATTCCTcctcctttttttattttttgatatgCAAATATCCTTCTTTGTTATTGTTTATAAAAGTTACCATTTTTGTTGTGATAATATATTTGCGTTTTTTACTCCCCCTAGTGGGACTCGTCTCCCATCTAGATTTGGGATTGTTGTCCATTATAAGTCTCCCGCCGGAGGTTCAAAGCCCACAGGCTCTAGCTCATTTAGAAGGGCTCAACTTCTATCTGAGCCTTTATGACCAGGATCCGGAGTGGGTTGCGTTCATTCAGCAGGAGCTGAATCACAACACCCCTCTGGAGGACATTCCTGGGCGCCTACACTTATTTTTAATAGAGGAAAAGATCTCGTGTTTACGACGAGATCTTATCCAAGATTTCATTTCGATGTATAATAGAAGCGAAGCCGTACTTCCCCTCGAGCCCTACATTTTGGAAGAGGCGGTTCGCTCCTATTTAGATCATATTCGTGGGACGGAGAATATTTCTATTCTCCGTGCAGCTTATCAAGATCTGCAGGAGAATGAAGGATCCATCTTCTTTTTGGAGGTGGTTTCGCACAACCAGGATTACCTGGATGCACAGACCACTTCCAGGAGGTGCCATGAATTGGCGCAAAGGATCCTATGGGATGGAATAGCCCGCAGCCAAGCTCAGCTCGAAAGGGCTGAGTATGAGCATGCGCTACTATTGTTTCAATATGAAGATCTCAATAGGGGGCGGGGGCATATTTAA